A portion of the Oncorhynchus masou masou isolate Uvic2021 chromosome 11, UVic_Omas_1.1, whole genome shotgun sequence genome contains these proteins:
- the LOC135548019 gene encoding creatine kinase M-type-like: protein MTANCNNNFKLNFKVEEEYPDLTKHNNHMAKVLTKDMYAKLRDKQTSSGFTLDDVIQTGVDNPGHPFIMTIGCVAGDEESYEVFKDLLDPIISDRHSGYKPTDKHKTDLNFENLKGGDDLEPNYVLSSRVRTGRSIKAVVSAEQWRDCLSMVSLPSTNSHIFNNRIVHEASSKHPGVFKGKHYPLKGMTDAKQDQLTNDHFLFDKHRLPLVLGAVMARDWPDFRGIWYPEHRPNSFSSFCHVFSLFSCSVGNVLGSASTVVGLV from the exons ATGACagcgaactgca ACAACAACTTCAAACTCAACTTCAAAGTTGAGGAGGAGTACCCTGACCTCACCAAGCACAACAACCACATGGCCAAGGTGCTGACCAAGGACATGTACGCCAAGCTGAGGGACAAGCAGACCTCCTCCGGCTTCACCCTGGATGACGTCATCCAGACCGGTGTCGACAACCCTG gtCACCCCTTCATCATGACCATTGGCTGCGTGGCTGGTGATGAGGAGTCCTACGAGGTCTTCAAGGATCTGTTGGACCCCATCATCTCAGACCGTCATAGTGGATACAAGCCCACAGACAAGCACAAGACCGACCTGAACTTTGAGAACCTGAAG GGAGGTGATGACCTGGAACCAAACTACGTCCTGTCCAGCCGCGTGCGTACCGGCCGCAGCATCAAGGCCGTGGTGAGTGCAGAGCAGTGGAGAGACTGTCTGTCGATGGTGAGCCTCCCATCTACCAATAGCCACATATTCAATAACAGGATTGTGCATGAAGCTAG CTCTAAACACCCTGGTGTGTTCAAGGGAAAGCACTACCCCCTGAAGGGCATGACAGATGCCAAGCAGGACCAGCTGACCAATGACCACTTCTTGTTTGACAAGCACCGTCTCCCCCTAGTGTTGGGTGCTGTTATGGCCCGTGACTGGCCCGACTTTAGAGGAATCTGGTACCCAGAACACAGGCCCAATTCCTTTTCTTCCTTCTgccatgttttctcacttttctcCTGTTCAGTCGGCAATGTCCTGGGATCAGCATCCACTGTAGTCGGGCTTGTCTGA
- the LOC135548910 gene encoding creatine kinase M-type-like — MPFGNTHNNFKLNFKVEEEYPDLTKHNNHMAKVLTKDMYAKLRDKQTSSGFTLDDVIQTGVDNPGHPFIMTVGCVAGDEESYEVFKDLLDPIISDRHSGYKPTDKHKTDLNFENLKGGDDLDPNYVLSSRVRTGRSIKGYTLPPHNSRGERRAVERLSVEALDTLDGEFKGKYYPLNKMTDAEQEQLIADHFLFDKPVSPLLLGAGMARDWPDARGIWHNDAKSFLVWVNEEDHLRVISMEKGGNMKEVFRRFCVGLKRIEETFKKHNHGFMWNEHLGYVLTCPSNLGTGLRGGVHVKLPKLSTHAKFEEILGRLRLQKRGTGGVDTASVGGVFDISNADRLGSSEVDQVQMVVDGVKLMVEMEKKLEKGEAIDGMIPAQK, encoded by the exons ATGCCTTTCGGTAACACCCACAACAACTTCAAACTCAACTTTAAAGTTGAGGAGGAGTACCCTGACCTCACCAAGCACAACAACCACATGGCCAAGGTGCTGACCAAGGACATGTACGCCAAGCTGAGGGACAAGCAGACCTCCTCCGGCTTCACCCTGGATGACGTCATCCAGACCGGTGTCGACAACCCTG GTCACCCCTTCATCATGACCGTTGGCTGCGTGGCTGGTGATGAGGAGTCCTACGAGGTCTTCAAGGATCTGTTGGACCCCATCATCTCAGACCGTCATAGTGGATACAAGCCCACAGACAAGCACAAGACCGACCTGAACTTCGAGAACCTGAAG GGAGGTGATGACCTGGACCCCAACTACGTCCTGTCCAGCCGTGTGCGTACCGGCCGCAGCATCAAGGGATACACCCTGCCCCCCCACAACAGCCGTGGCGAGCGCAGAGCAGTGGAGAGACTGTCTGTCGAGG CCCTGGACACCCTGGATGGTGAGTTCAAGGGAAAGTACTACCCCCTGAATAAGATGACCGATGCCGAGCAGGAGCAGCTGATCGCCGACCACTTCTTGTTTGATAAGCCCGTCTCCCCCCTGCTGCTGGGCGCTGGTATGGCCCGTGACTGGCCCGACGCAAGAGGAATCTG GCACAACGATGCCAAAAGCTTCTTGGTCTGGGTGAATGAGGAGGATCACCTGCGTGTCATCTCCATGGAGAAGGGCGGCAACATGAAGGAGGTCTTCAGACGCTTCTGCGTTGGTCTGAAAAGG ATTGAGGAGACTTTCAAAAAGCACAACCATGGCTTCATGTGGAACGAGCATCTCGGCTATGTGCTGACCTGCCCATCCAACCTGGGAACCGGCCTGCGTGGTGGAGTGCACGTCAAGCTGCCCAAGCTGAGCACACACGCCAAGTTCGAGGAGATCCTGGGCAGGCTGCGTCTGCAGAAGCGCGgcacag GTGGCGTGGACACCGCCTCCGTGGGTGGAGTGTTCGACATCTCCAACGCTGACCGTCTGGGCTCCTCTGAGGTGGATCAGGTCCAGATGGTGGTGGATGGTGTCAAGCTCATGGTGGAGATGGAGAAGAAGCTGGAGAAGGGAGAGGCCATCGACGGCATGATCCCCGCCCAGAAGTAA